The Burkholderiales bacterium genome includes a region encoding these proteins:
- a CDS encoding glutamate-5-semialdehyde dehydrogenase, which translates to MDIQSYMHGVGRAAREASRLMARADTATKNKALNAMADAIVRDAERLLSANREDMERARGSGLDAAMLDRLLLSQKGVVAMAEGLRQIAQLADPIGEISGLNYRPSGIQVGKMRVPLGVVAIIYESRPNVTADAAGLCLKSGNAAILRGGSEAIKSNQAIAVCVHEGLRAAGLPEAAVQIVETTDRAAVGELIAMHDYVDVIVPRGGKGLIERIANDARIPVIKHLDGICHVYIDDRADLDKAVRIADNAKTQRYGTCNTMETLLVAQDVAKPVLTQLCRIYFDKGVELRGDEAARKLVPQMKAASEQDWSTEYLAPILSVRVVSGLDQAIEHINTYSSRHTDAIVTEDYSRARRFLREVDSSSVMVNASTRFADGFEYGLGAEIGISTDKIHARGPVGLEGLTSQKYIVLGEGQVRV; encoded by the coding sequence ATGGATATCCAATCCTACATGCACGGCGTCGGCCGTGCCGCGCGCGAAGCTTCACGCCTCATGGCGCGCGCCGATACCGCAACCAAAAACAAAGCGCTGAACGCGATGGCCGATGCGATCGTGCGCGACGCCGAACGCCTGCTTTCCGCCAATCGCGAGGATATGGAGCGTGCACGCGGCAGCGGCCTCGACGCGGCCATGCTCGACCGCCTTCTGCTCTCGCAAAAAGGAGTCGTCGCGATGGCCGAAGGGTTGCGGCAGATCGCGCAGCTCGCCGATCCGATCGGCGAAATCAGCGGCCTGAATTACCGGCCTTCGGGCATTCAGGTGGGCAAGATGCGCGTGCCGCTCGGGGTGGTCGCGATCATTTACGAATCGCGCCCGAACGTCACCGCCGATGCGGCTGGCTTGTGCCTGAAATCCGGCAACGCGGCGATTCTGCGCGGCGGCTCGGAGGCGATCAAATCCAATCAGGCGATCGCAGTTTGCGTTCATGAAGGTCTGCGGGCGGCTGGGCTGCCGGAAGCCGCGGTGCAAATCGTCGAGACGACCGATCGCGCCGCCGTGGGCGAATTGATCGCCATGCACGACTATGTTGATGTCATCGTGCCGCGCGGCGGCAAGGGGTTGATCGAACGCATAGCGAACGATGCGCGGATTCCCGTCATCAAGCATCTCGACGGCATATGCCACGTTTATATCGACGATCGCGCCGATCTCGACAAGGCAGTGCGCATCGCCGACAACGCCAAAACCCAACGCTACGGCACTTGCAACACGATGGAGACGCTGCTGGTCGCGCAGGACGTTGCCAAGCCGGTGCTGACGCAATTGTGCAGGATATATTTCGACAAAGGCGTGGAGCTGCGCGGCGACGAGGCAGCGCGCAAACTGGTTCCGCAGATGAAAGCGGCAAGCGAGCAAGACTGGTCGACCGAGTATCTGGCGCCGATTCTGAGCGTGCGTGTGGTTTCCGGTCTCGACCAGGCGATAGAGCACATCAACACCTACAGCTCGCGGCACACCGATGCGATTGTCACCGAAGACTATTCGCGCGCGCGCCGCTTTCTGCGCGAAGTCGATTCGAGTTCGGTGATGGTGAATGCGTCTACGCGTTTCGCCGACGGTTTCGAATACGGTCTCGGCGCGGAAATCGGCATCTCGACCGACAAGATCCACGCGCGCGGCCCGGTCGGACTCGAAGGGCTGACGTCGCAGAAATATATCGTGCTCGGCGAGGGTCAGGTGCGTGTCTGA